A genomic window from Lotus japonicus ecotype B-129 chromosome 1, LjGifu_v1.2 includes:
- the LOC130731008 gene encoding uncharacterized protein LOC130731008 → MDDCCAVCAEPLEWVAYGPCLHREVCSTCVARLRFICDDRRCCICKTDCNLVFVTKALGDYTRMINDFSSLPVEVREGKVGSYWYHEDTNTFFDDVDQYKMIKAMCRLSCTVCDKMEEQPQDVPRRRERFRNIGQLKGHLFHRHKLHMCGLCLEGRKVFICEQNLYSRAQLNQHICTGDSEVDGSESDRGGFMGHPMCEFCRTPFYGDNELYTHMSTEHYTCHICQRQHPGQYEYYKSYDDLEIHFRQDHFLCEDEACLAKKFIVFQSDSEMKRHNATEHGGRMSRSKRNAALQIPTSFRYRHGSEQDQRRGRGRTFRRDFSENQLSMAIEASLQSANDEYHIPSTSSNGQMAAADGSDDIDSIIQPFESLATADSESSARYLQALGHSKNGVLGDSSFPPLSGTSSNAPQISKNDLEGSSSNTMAARLRRHGKRSVSVVNSGNAWSVAGRGPVQPLSNPSQSKPSTNLGLGVSRNSGQMKTGTNSGPSPSGQMKTGTNSGPSPSTYASSIQATQRTSHRQLPAGSLRDARDNGRIVHSASAPNLIENNPVEVSISDFPPVSAAQVSKLPTSSQSLLNVENVKSANKSLVDKIRSALDFNEERYTIFKDISARYRQGTLDTGTYVDCVQQFGLSHLVLELARLCPDPQKQKELVEAYNATLQTNSFQDNNWASGSSSTHRKDSNVGKKGKGKTVDGGAERLADSFLSTVHQLQSSYEPSEEKLEVLSKGDYRTDRGKSKIKQPIDTNSGSQPKMKDGGQARTSNASLSNQNREDGGGGNKQRKKSSKFLRVRLGDGSASTLHENQHTETGPGTTDNLEENRNGTGGGLPVRGVWRTGGVHKLFS, encoded by the exons AAGGGAGGGCAAGGTTGGATCGTACTGGTATCATGAGGATACAAACACATTTTTCGATGATGTGGACCAATACAAGATGATCAAGGCTATGTGCAGGCTTTCATGCACTGTGTGTGACAAGATGGAGGAGCAACCACAAGATGTTCCAAGGAGACGAGAGAGGTTTAGGAATATAGGGCAGCTGAAGGGTCACTTATTCCACCGTCATAAGTTGCATATGTGCGGTTTGTGTTTGGAGGGAAGGAAg GTATTTATATGTGAGCAAAATCTATATTCTAGAGCACAGTTGAATCAACACATATGCACAGGTGATTCTGAAGTGGATGGAAGTGAGAGTGACAGAGGTGGTTTTATGGGGCATCCTATGTGTGAATTCTGCAGAACCCCATTTTATGGGGACAATGAACTGTACACGCACATGTCTACAGAACATTATACTTGTCATATATGTCAAAG ACAGCATCCAGGACAGTATGAATACTATAAGAGTTATGATGACCTAGAG ATCCACTTCCGTCAAGATCACTTCTTATGTGAGGATGAGGCTTGCCTTGCTAAGAAATTTATTGTTTTTCAATCTGATTCAGAGATGAAG AGACATAATGCTACTGAGCATGGAGGGCGAATGTCACGGTCAAAGCGTAATGCTGCTCTTCAG ATACCGACTAGTTTTCGATACAGACATGGTAGTGAACAGGACCAACGCCGTGGAAGAGGTCGTACGTTCCGTCGAGATTTTTCTGAAAATCAACTTTCTATGGCCATTGAAGCCAGTTTGCAGTCAGCTAATGATGAGTATCATATTCCATCAACATCAAGTAATGGACAAATGGCTGCTGCTGATGGGAGTGATGACATTGATTCTATCATCCAACCTTTTGAATCGTTAGCTACAGCAGATTCTGAATCATCTGCAAGGTACCTTCAAGCCTTAGGCCACTCAAAGAATGGAGTTCTAGGAGATTCTTCCTTTCCTCCgctttctggaacttccagcaATGCTCCGCAAATATCCAAAAATGACTTGGAAGGTTCATCTAGTAACACGATGGCAGCACGTTTGCGTCGGCATGGCAAGAGAAGTGTATCTGTTGTTAATTCTGGTAATGCCTGGTCTGTAGCAGGCCGTGGACCTGTACAACCATTAAGCAATCCTTCACAATCAAAACCGTCAACAAACCTTGGTCTTGGAGTGTCTCGCAATTCTGGTCAGATGAAGACGGGAACTAATAGTGGACCTTCACCCtctggtcagatgaagacaggAACTAACAGTGGACCTTCACCCTCAACTTATGCTAGCTCCATTCAGGCTACACAAAGAACTTCTCATAGACAATTACCTGCTGGTTCATTGAGGGACGCACGTGACAATGGTAGAATAGTTCACTCTGCATCTGCTCCAAACCTCATTGAGAATAATCCTGTTGAGGTTTCAATTTCAGATTTCCCTCCAGTTTCTGCTGCACAAGTGAGCAAGTTACCTACAAGCAGTCAGTCTCTGTTGAATGTGGAGAACGTTAAGTCTGCTAACAAGTCATTGGTCGATAAGATTCGCAGTGCTCTTGATTTTAATGAAGAAAGATATACTATATTTAAAGACATATCTGCGCGATATCGTCAAGGCACACTAGATACTGGTACATATGTGGACTGTGTGCAGCAGTTTGGCTTGTCTCATCTTGTACTTGAGTTGGCAAGACTTTGCCCAGATCCTCAGAAGCAGAAAGAACTTGTTGAGGCTTACAACGCAACTTTGCAAACAAATAGTTTTCAAGATAATAACTGGGCTTCTGGCAGCAGTAGCACCCATCGCAAGGACAGTAATGTCGGCAAGAAAGGTAAAGGTAAGACTGTAGATGGTGGGGCAGAGAGACTAGCAGATAGTTTTTTAAGTACTGTGCATCAACTACAGTCGAGTTATGAACCTTCAGAAGAGAAGTTGGAGGTCCTATCAAAGGGCGATTACCGCACTGACAGAGGCAAATCAAAGATCAAGCAGCCGATTGATACTAACTCTGGTAGTCAACCTAAGATGAAGGATGGCGGGCAGGCTAGAACATCAAATGCCAGCTTATCTAATCAAAATAGAGAGGATGGGGGTGGCGGGAACAAGCAACGCAAGAAAAGTTCCAAGTTCCTGAGAGTGCGCCTGGGTGATGGTTCTGCTTCGACCCTTCATGAAAACCAACACACCGAAACAGGTCCTGGAACAACAGACAATTTAGAAGAGAACAGGAATGGCACTGGAGGAGGGCTGCCTGTGAGAGGTGTTTGGCGAACCGGGGGTGTTCACAAGCTCTTCTCCTAA